In Hippocampus zosterae strain Florida chromosome 3, ASM2543408v3, whole genome shotgun sequence, a genomic segment contains:
- the kcp gene encoding kielin/chordin-like protein isoform X2, which produces MESVLVLLLDILWVMAVSAQGGSAPYQDNVIDLLSALHISHPKSGVSRLHSPTGAMYRIRPRAPHLTLPVQYSRILRSELQGSLGLYFVGQQLQRTNITLLSLSTSSSSVLLQLTSSTLDDVLHVDYRAGGAVQGFLLPGRNPFSSGEWVRLAVSLEPDRLVYFVDCQDVQVILIKPEQKLQLEVPQDVVVTLGSTPGRIDSKFSGQLKKAEISMKAYETRPWHCDNITDALPASTHKHSADSHNVSGSELQREASSTSSKAKRKHRAPLQSAHYLTHSIQSEQLQRGAVLGPPGLPQGGKSFSQAHRDEGLSRLERQLEDLARMLDQFQAQNEELQSRVRHLEGCECVRRSCVWEGAEVENGRRWQTDISTVCTCTAGTVTCQANIRDCEPPDTKVHNVSHGVNTCEGGERDCSGVACPPLDCTQRESLPGECCQRCTGCIQSGVRYDHGAKWRSAESPCDVCHCLEGDIRCERAPCPPLPCTNPAPPPHHSCCPVCEGCGVNGHHFPNGATIPTGDRCEQCSCVDGNVACLPHPCPALFCPNPVHHAGDCCPRCDECEYESRVYLDGQKFPSTDDPCVECRCSAGEVSCERTEASCPAPRCSHPVKRKGECCPTCNECEFEGRVYTDGKAFVPPGSGPCLQCKCKSGNVVCHEEKCPPVRCSNPVRDPHRCCPFCKECALDGSEYGDGSERHPEDPCSSCKCEDGDPQCTRIQCPPITCLHPTKTAGSCCAACDSCTYHRRIYGNGQTFGTPEQPCHICTCLHGTVACERRPCPALNCSNPYTVPGECCPKCPDCLLENHVFVDGQAFPNPTSACEECKCVSGAIDCRQAQCPRPHCNAPLSGACCRNDCNGCSYAGKEHLNGHQFAHPTDPCRTCSCINGNVQCLMKRCPPLSCSNPHVLPGDCCPQCPAPPLDCELDVQTYRHGERFYSPSDRCQLCSCANGTVHCQRKPCPFDSCSHPVTRDCCRTCQGCLYEGRERANGEMWDDASDPCAACVCHEGSVRCEKKRCPPSNCKHPVQRHCCKSCDACLYNGKEHGDGTEFVDDKDPCAVCYCYAGEVVCTKLPCHGDCRHPYKAPGQCCAECERCFYTGKVLANGQSIPDPGNPCSECTCQTGTVRCVKKSCPVTLCPHPVTNTCGCPVCDGCHYQGVDYIDGQILAGGESSCQECTCSRGEVACTQKRCPAVSCSHPAVDGCACGVCDGCHFEGRNWFNGERFPHPTDGCQLCSCLNGDVVCSHVLCPSTTCSHPVTPPGECCPICTGTCRHHGREYQSGSTFPSPSDPCSSCSCLEEVVSCQRRPCPVRCSHPVPSEACCPVCDSCLYEGLVRSHGLAFAPSSEPCQRCTCVRGTVTCVPLTCPPAPCSRAVTMPGQCCPECTGCILDGQEYRDGQKWTLTSNHCSTCTCQAGEVQCASPQCPKLACMHQLTEPAACCPRCRGCMYDGLEYAEGSSWFADSSQCRSCMCVDGVTTCSEIRCLSPCSNFIKVPGECCPMCADCVFEGKVYGPGDSFHPAGDPCQVCTCEVMPDGEQHLRCYRKQCPSLVDCPKNNILFSGPDACCPVCAQPLSNCTSTLIGNEVLATDNPCFTCHCRDQTWTCLHRGCPPLTCPSSEQFTPPDSCCPVCKDCVIEGQNRRVASGSSWTDSDDNCVTCTCNLGYIECSIEECSSAPCPDDQKQVKVAGKCCHECRDWAMSCVHQGTVYQAHEQWQVDECTGCTCVSGEVHCHSERCPPLSCNTDEMPSVVPGLCCPHCIPRPATCIAFGDPHYRTFDGRMLHFQGTCTYVLAQDCQGGDFSIHATNEDRGRQGVSWTKEVTVFIGDVTVQLLQDWLVKVDDETVTLPFLREPYIYLERKGNTILLNSNIGLKVQWNGRSHLEVSVPGSYKGLTCGLCGNFNNYHQDDLGMPSGQISLSEADFGNSWRVTNGSHSLATCRPGEDVDPCREAGYHARKSANARCKVLKTAAFRPCHRVVPPEAWYAACVYDLCACGANTDECLCDALEAYAGQCREAGVVLQWRGPSLCAVRCPVERGFVFDECGPPCAVTCLNVGAPLGVLESHCFKPCVPGCQCPAGLVLHNNYCIHPSKCPKIIHGNQSHQSIHDSTRPSSLESSEKARKSSARGKMQNPEPSNCEADASTTNSTVLPTFNSD; this is translated from the exons ATGGAGAGTGTCCTAGTGTTGTTGTTGGACATCCTGTGGGTGATGGCAGTGTCTGCACAAGGAGGGTCTGCTCCATATCAGGACAATG TGATTGACCTGCTGTCAGCTCTCCACATATCCCACCCAAAGAGCGGCGTGTCCAGACTGCACAGTCCCACGGGGGCCATGTACAGAATCCGTCCCAGAGCGCCTCACCTGACGCTCCCCGTCCAGTATTCCCGAATCCTGCGCTCTGAACTCCAGGGAAGCTTGGGGCTGTATTTTGTGGGCCAGCAGCTGCAGCGCACCAACATCACCCTTTTGTCTCTCTCCACGTCGTCATCATCCGTTCTTCTCCAGCTTACCTCCTCCACCTTGGACGATGTTCTGCATGTGGACTACCGGGCGGGAGGGGCCGTCCAGGGTTTTCTTTTACCCGGAAGGAACCCCTTCTCTTCAGGGGAATGGGTGCGGTTGGCCGTCAGCCTGGAGCCAGACAGGCTTGTGTATTTTGTAGACTGTCAAGATGTACAAGTCATCCTCATAAAACCAGAGCAAAAGTTGCAGCTGGAAGTCCCGCAAGATGTTGTTGTCACGCTGGGAAGCACACCAGGGAGAATAGACAGCAAATTTAGT GGTCAGTTAAAAAAAGCAGAGATCTCAATGAAGGCCTACGAGACACGTCCTTGGCACTGTGATAACATAACAG ATGCTCTGCCTGCATCCACTCACAAGCACAGTGCAGATTCACATAATGTCAGTGGCTCAGAACTGCAACGGGAGGCTTCTTCCACCAGCAGTAAAGCCAAAAGGAAGCACAGGGCGCCCCTCCAGAGTGCTCATTATCTAACACACAGCATCCAGAGTGAGCAGCTGCAAAGGGGAGCGGTCCTGGGCCCACCGGGACTCCCTCAAGGGGGGAAGTCCTTTTCGCAGGCCCACAGGGACGAGGGCCTGAGCAGGCTGGAGAGACAGCTGGAGGACCTGGCTCGTATGCTTGACCAGTTCCAAGCTCAG AATGAGGAGCTGCAGTCGCGAGTGCGCCACCTGGAGGGATGCGAGTGTGTGCGGCGGTCATGTGTGTGGGAAGGCGCAGAGGTTGAGAACGGCCGACGCTGGCAGACCGACATCAGCACCGTGTGCACATGCACGGCCGGAACAGTCACGTGTCAAGCCAACATCAGAG ACTGTGAGCCACCCGACACAAAAGTACATAACGTGTCCCACGGCGTCAACACGTGTGAG GGGGGTGAAAGGGATTGTTCCGGCGTGGCGTGCCCACCGCTGGACTGCACCCAAAGGGAGAGCCTACCTGGAGAGTGCTGCCAGCGATGCACAG GCTGCATCCAATCTGGCGTGCGTTATGACCACGGAGCAAAATGGAGGTCAGCTGAGAGCCCGTGTGatgtctgccactgtttg GAGGGCGACATTCGCTGCGAGAGGGCTCCTTGCCCACCGTTGCCCTGTACCAACCCGGCGCCTCCTCCACACCATTCCTGCTGTCCAGTGtgtgaag GCTGTGGTGTGAATGGTCATCATTTCCCAAATGGAGCGACGATCCCGACAGGAGATCGCTGTGAACAATGCTCATGTGTG GATGGCAATGTGGCATGTTTACCTCATCCGTGTCCTGCCTTGTTTTGTCCAAATCCAGTGCACCACGCCGGAGACTGTTGCCCACG GTGTGATGAGTGCGAGTACGAGTCTCGAGTGTATCTGGATGGACAAAAGTTTCCCTCCACGGATGACCCTTGCGTCGAGTGCCGCTGTTCT GCAGGTGAAGTGTCCTGTGAGCGCACGGAGGCGTCATGTCCTGCGCCACGTTGCAGCCACCCGGTGAAACGCAAGGGAGAATGTTGTCCAACGTGCAATG AGTGCGAGTTCGAGGGACGGGTGTACACTGACGGAAAAGCGTTCGTCCCGCCTGGAAGTGGCCCCTGCCTGCAGTGCAAGTGTAAG AGCGGCAACGTTGTTTGCCACGAAGAAAAGTGTCCTCCTGTGAGATGCTCCAACCCCGTACGAGATCCGCATCGCTGCTGCCCCTTCTGCAAAG AATGCGCGCTGGACGGCTCCGAATACGGAGATGGCTCCGAGCGGCACCCCGAGGATCCGTGCTCTAGCTGCAAGTGTGAGGATGGAGACCCTCAGTGCACCCGCATCCAATGCCCCCCCATCACTTGTTTGCATCCCACCAAGACCGCAG GCTCCTGCTGTGCAGCGTGCGACAGCTGCACGTATCATCGCCGTATCTACGGCAACGGACAGACGTTTGGGACGCCCGAGCAGCCGTGTCACATCTGCACTTGCCTG CACGGCACTGTGGCGTGTGAGAGAAGACCTTGTCCAGCACTCAACTGCAGTAACCCATACACAGTGCCCGGAGAGTGCTGCCCTAAATGTCCAG ACTGCTTGTTGGAGAATCACGTGTTTGTGGACGGCCAGGCCTTCCCCAACCCGACCAGCGCGTGTGAGGAGTGCAAGTGCGTGAGCGGCGCAATTGACTGCCGGCAGGCTCAGTGCCCTCGGCCGCACTGCAACGCGCCTCTCTCGGGCGCCTGCTGCAGGAACGACTGCAACG GATGCAGCTATGCCGGGAAGGAGCATCTCAATGGTCACCAGTTTGCGCATCCCACTGACCCATGCAGGACCTGCAGCTGCATT AATGGAAACGTCCAATGTCTTATGAAGAGGTGCCCACCCCTGTCATGCTCCAACCCGCACGTGTTGCCCGGAGACTGTTGCCCTCAGTGTCCTG CGCCCCCTCTGGATTGCGAGTTGGACGTCCAAACGTACCGACACGGCGAGCGCTTCTACTCGCCTTCGGACCGCTGCCAATTGTGCTCCTGTGCCAATGGCACCGTCCACTGTCAGAGGAAGCCGTGCCCCTTCGACTCGTGCTCCCATCCTGTCACGCGGGATTGCTGCCGCACCTGTCAAG GCTGCCTGTACGAAGGTCGAGAGCGAGCCAACGGGGAGATGTGGGACGACGCCTCGGACCCGTGCGCCGCCTGCGTGTGCCACGAGGGCTCCGTCAGGTGCGAGAAAAAGCGCTGCCCCCCCAGCAACTGTAAGCACCCTGTGCAGCGGCACTGCTGCAAGTCCTGTGACG CCTGCTTGTATAACGGGAAGGAACATGGCGACGGCACTGAGTTTGTTGACGACAAGGACCCCTGCGCCGTGTGCTATTGCTATGCAGGCGAAGTGGTCTGCACTAAGTTGCCTTGCCACGGAGACTGCCGCCACCCGTACAAAGCACCCGGACAATGCTGTGCGGAGTGTGAAC GCTGCTTTTACACTGGAAAGGTGCTGGCTAATGGACAATCCATTCCTGACCCAGGGAATCCTTGCTCCGAGTGCACCTGCCAG ACTGGCACTGTGCGTTGTGTGAAAAAGTCATGTCCCGTGACGCTGTGCCCTCACCCGGTCACAAACACGTGTGGTTGTCCCGTGTGTGACG GTTGCCACTACCAAGGGGTGGATTACATCGACGGGCAAATCTTGGCAGGAGGAGAGAGCAGCTGTCAGGAGTGCACATGCTCA AGGGGCGAGGTGGCTTGTACGCAGAAACGATGTCCCGCCGTGTCCTGCTCTCATCCGGCGGTGGACGGATGCGCGTGCGGCGTTTGCGACGGGTGTCACTTTGAGGGGCGGAACTGGTTCAACGGGGAACGATTTCCTCATCCAACAGATGGTTGTCAGCTCTGCTCTTGTCTG aaTGGCGACGTGGTGTGCTCACACGTGTTGTGCCCGAGCACCACCTGCTCGCATCCCGTCACCCCCCCAGGCGAGTGCTGCCCCATCTGCACGGGGACGTGTCGGCATCACGGGAGGGAATATCAATCTGGCTCCACCTTCCCGTCGCCCTCTGACCCTTGCTCCTCCTGCTCCTGTCTG GAGGAGGTGGTGAGCTGTCAGAGGAGACCTTGTCCCGTGCGGTGTTCCCACCCCGTCCCTTCGGAGGCCTGCTGTCCCGTGTGCGACTCCTGCCTGTACGAGGGCCTGGTCCGCTCCCACGGCCTGGCTTTTGCGCCCTCCTCCGAGCCTTGCCAGCGTTGCACTTGCGTGAGGGGCACGGTCACCTGCGTGCCCCTCACGTGCCCACCAGCGCCCTGCAGCCGAGCCGTCACCATGCCGGGGCAGTGCTGCCCTGAATGCACAG GATGTATTCTGGATGGACAAGAATACCGCGATGGGCAGAAATGGACCCTGACCTCAAACCACTGCTCTACATGTACCTGCCAG GCTGGCGAGGTGCAGTGTGCATCTCCACAGTGCCCCAAGTTGGCTTGCATGCATCAGCTGACCGAGCCGGCGGCCTGCTGTCCTCGCTGCAGAG GTTGCATGTACGACGGACTCGAGTACGCGGAAGGAAGCAGCTGGTTTGCCGACTCGTCCCAGTGCCGCAGCTGCATGTGCGTGGACGGGGTGACGACATGCTCAGAAATCCGTTGCCTGTCCCCATGCAGCAACTTCATCAAGGTGCCCGGGGAGTGCTGCCCCATGTGTGCCG ACTGTGTGTTTGAGGGCAAGGTGTACGGCCCAGGAGACAGCTTCCATCCGGCTGGAGACCCCTGCCAGGTCTGCACCTGTGAG GTGATGCCAGACGGAGAGCAGCATCTGCGCTGTTACCGCAAACAGTGTCCTAGTTTGGTGGACTGTCCCAAGAACAACATCTTGTTCTCTGGACCCGACGCCTGCTGTCCTGTCTGCGCAC agCCTCTGAGTAACTGCACTTCTACACTGATCGGCAATGAGGTCCTGGCTACAGACAACCCCTGTTTCACCTGCCATTGCAGG GATCAAACATGGACGTGCCTACATCGAGGCTGCCCCCCACTGACTTGTCCTTCCAGTGAGCAGTTCACCCCTCCAGACTCGTGCTGCCCCGTGTGCAAAG ATTGTGTGATCGAGGGTCAGAATCGACGAGTGGCGAGTGGCAGCAGCTGGACGGACAGTGACGACAATTGTGTCACTTGCACCTGTAAC TTGGGCTACATTGAGTGTAGCATTGAAGAGTGTTCATCCGCGCCCTGCCCCGATGATCAGAAGCAAGTGAAAGTTGCAGGGAAATGCTGCCATGAATGTCGAG ACTGGGCCATGTCATGTGTGCACCAGGGCACGGTGTACCAGGCCCACGAGCAGTGGCAGGTGGACGAGTGCACCGGCTGCACTTGTGTGTCTGGAGAGGTGCACTGCCACAGTGAACGCTGCCCTCCCCTCAGCTGCAATACG gatgAGATGCCATCGGTGGTACCAGGCTTGTGCTGCCCTCACTGCATCCcccggccggccacgtgcaTTGCGTTCGGCGACCCTCACTACCGCACCTTCGACGGGCGCATGCTTCACTTTCAGGGGACGTGCACCTATGTCCTGGCGCAGGACTGCCAGGGCGGAGACTTCAG TATCCACGCCACGAACGAGGACCGCGGACGTCAAGGAGTGTCGTGGACCAAAGAGGTGACGGTCTTCATCGGTGATGTCACGGTGCAGTTGCTGCAGGACTGGCTTGTAAAG GTAGACGACGAGACGGTGACGTTGCCGTTCCTCCGAGAGCCCTACATCTACTTGGAACGGAAGGGCAACACCATCTTGCTCAACAGCAACATCGGGCTCAAG GTCCAGTGGAACGGCCGTTCCCACCTGGAGGTGAGCGTTCCGGGCTCCTACAAGGGACTCACCTGCGGCCTCTGTGGAAACTTCAACAACTACCATCAGGATGACCTCGGCATGCCCAGCGGACAGATAAGCCTGTCGGAAGCCGACTTCGGCAACAGCTGGAGG GTGACAAACGGAAGTCACTCACTGGCAACCTGCCGCCCGGGCGAGGATGTGGACCCCTGCAGGGAGGCAGGCTATCATGCCCGCAAAAGCGCCAACGCCCGCTGTAAGGTCCTCAAGACGGCGGCGTTCAGGCCATGCCACCGCGTGGTGCCCCCTGAGGCCTGGTACGCCGCTTGCGTCTACGACCTGTGTGCCTGCGGGGCCAACACCGATGAGTGTCTGTGCGACGCCCTGGAGGCCTATGCCGGACAGTGTCGGGAGGCCGGCGTTGTCCTGCAGTGGAGGGGACCCTCACTGTGCG CGGTGAGGTGCCCGGTGGAGAGGGGCTTCGTGTTTGACGAGTGCGGACCGCCGTGCGCCGTCACCTGCCTGAATGTGGGCGCTCCACTGGGGGTGCTAGAGAGCCACTGCTTCAAGCCCTGCGTGCCCGGCTGCCAGTGCCCCGCCGGCCTGGTGCTGCACAACAACTACTGCATCCATCCCAGCAAGTGCCCCAAGATCATCCACGGCAACCAGTC TCATCAATCCATTCACGATAGCACACGTCCGTCCTCACTTGAGTCGTCG GAGAAAGCCAGAAAGTCCAGTGCCAGAGGCAAAATGCAAAACCCTGAACCTTCAAACTGTGAGGCTGATGCGTCAACCACTAATTCCACCGTGCTTCCTACATTCAACAGTGACTGA